A stretch of Lactuca sativa cultivar Salinas chromosome 6, Lsat_Salinas_v11, whole genome shotgun sequence DNA encodes these proteins:
- the LOC111897803 gene encoding ABC transporter G family member 28 isoform X2, protein MTNILIFTIFIAIIFGIKSPAPLTHLATAQQYPDPETIKRNPAKLDEATKLIYSRFNSISSLFHEDAMDDLGFCMKNITAEWNEAFDFSGDTKFLSNCIQKTNGNILQRLCTAADIKFYVTVLSEAEKQGFKITNYIKGNKNCNLKSWVSGCEPGWACSVEKDTEVDLKNKDEIPFRTSDCQPCCEGFFCPTGLTCMIPCPSGSYCPLARLNPKTNMCDPYRYQPPPGATNHSCGGADVWAAVVNSREVFCPAGFFCPSSVEKYSCQSGHYCRLGSTSQTKCLQLATCNKEASNQNITAYGLITCGGLTLVLLIFYNCTGQVISTREKRKEKSREAAAQSAKELAQERWKAAKENAKRKAVGIQTSLSRTFSRRKPAISDTSKDPIPSSRDENEDQNNLTMMIHDLEDDPESHDGFSVEIGDKHLKGSKPKKLHTRSQIFQYAYGEIEKEKAMEQQNGDLTFSGVISMATDTTMRIRPRMEVSFKDLTLTLKGKKKHLLRCVSGSIYPGHVSAVMGPSGAGKTTFLSALTGKASGCTVNGSILINGRDESMNSYKKIIGFVPQDDIVHGDLTVEENLWFSAKCRLPANLSRADKVLVVERVIESLGLQHIRNSLVGTVEKRGISGGQRKRVNVGLEMVMEPSLLILDEPTSGLDSSSSQLLLKALRREALEAVNVCMVVHQPSYSLFRMFDDLILLAKGGLVAYLGPVKKVEEYFSGIGIDVPERVNPPDHYIDILEGMVKCSVNYKELPVKWMHHNSYPIPQDMRDSDSSESGQDSVGGSSTSAAHQSYAVELWQEFKLFVQMKNDDFLSYFKRRKDLSNRVTPGVLRQYRYFLGRVAKQRIREARLQAVDYLLLLIAGISLGTLAKVSDENFGAVGYTYTIIAFSLLSKIAAMRSFTLDKLQFWRERSSGMSCFAYFFSKDTIDQFNTVIKPAVYLCTFYYFNPPRSSIVDNYIILLCLLYCVSGFAYALAIYLEAGSAQLWSVLLPVVLTLIATQDNEKGSIIPFIKKFCYPSWALEAFLVANAERYRAVWLLTRCAAIAKRGYDLRDWKFCLIRLMVAGLAFRILALFLLVAFQKK, encoded by the exons ATGACCAACATTCTGATTTTCACCATCTTCATTGCGATAATATTTGGGATAAAATCACCGGCGCCTTTAACTCACCTGGCCACCGCCCAACAGTACCCTGATCCCGAAACCATAAAGAGAAATCCCGCAAAATTAGACGAAGCCACCAAATTAATCTATAGTCGATTCAATTCTATATCCTCACTTTTCCATGAGGATGCCATGGATGATCTTGGCTTCTGCATGAAAAACAT AACTGCTGAGTGGAACGAAGCTTTTGATTTCTCGGGTGATACAAAATTCTTGTCTAATTGCATCCAAAAGACAAACG GCAATATCCTTCAGCGACTATGCACTGCAGCAGATATAAAATTCTATGTAACTGTTCTCTCAGAAGCTGAGAAACAAGGATTTAAGATAACCAATTACATAAAAGGTAACAAGAACTGTAATCTTAAATCTTGGGTTTCTGGATGTGAACCTGGTTGGGCTTGTTCTGTTGAAAAAGACACTGAAGTTGATCTAAAAAACAAAGATGAAATCCCTTTTAGAACTTCTGATTGTCAACCTTGTTGTGAAGGTTTCTTCTGCCCCACTGGCCTCACCTGTATGATAC CTTGTCCTTCTGGATCATATTGTCCTCTTGCCCGGCTTAATCCCAAGACTAATATGTGTGATCC ATATCGATACCAACCACCACCAGGGGCCACTAACCATAGTTGTGGTGGGGCAGATGTTTGGGCAGCTGTTGTAAATAGCCGTGAGGTTTTTTGTCCAGCTGGCTTCTTCTGCCCGAGTTCTGTTGAGAAATATTCTTGCCAATCTgg ACATTACTGCAGACTTggatcaacatctcaaacaa AGTGTTTACAATTGGCTACATGCAACAAAGAGGCTTCAAATCAGAATATTACTGCATACGGATTAATAACTTGT GGAGGATTGACACTTGTGCTTTTGATATTTTACAACTGCACGGGTCAAGTAATATCCACAAGagaaaaacgaaaagaaaaatCAAGAGAAGCAGCTGCACAAAGTGCAAAAGAATTAGCACAAGAAAGATGGAAAGCTGCAAAAGAAAATGCAAAAAGAAAAGCAGTTGGAatacaaacatctttatcaaGAACATTTTCACGAAGAAAACCCGCAATTTCAGACACCTCAAAAGATCCAATTCCTTCGTCTAGAGATGAAAACGAAGATCAAAACAATCTCACAATGATGATTCATGATCTTGAAGATGACCCTGAAAGCCACGATGGATTCAGTGTTGAAATTGGAGATAAACATTTAAAGGGTTCGAAACCTAAAAAACTACATACACGTAGTCAAATATTCCAATATGCGTATGGGGAAATTGAAAAGGAAAAAGCAATGGAACAACAAAATGGGGATTTGACATTTTCGGGGGTTATTTCTATGGCTACTGATACGACTATGAGGATTAGACCTAGAATGGAGGTTTCTTTTAaggatttgactttgactttgaaggGGAAAAAGAAACATTTGTTGAGATGTGTGAGTGGAAGTATTTATCCTGGACACGTGTCAGCTGTTATGGGTCCTTCAGGAGCTGGAAAAACAACGTTTTTATCTGCTTTAACTGGAAAAGCAAGTGGATGCACTGTGAATGGATCGATTCTTATAAATGGGAGGGATGAATCCATGAATTCTTATAAGAAAATTATTGGGTTTGTTCCTCAAGATGATATTGTTCATGGTGATTTGACTGTTGAGGAGAATCTTTGGTTCAGTGCTAAGTGTAG ACTTCCAGCGAATCTTTCTCGAGCTGATAAAGTTCTTGTTGTAGAAAGAGTGATCGAGTCTTTAGGCCTTCAACACATAAGAAACTCTTTAGTTGGAACAGTAGAAAAACGAGGGATATCAGGGGGACAAAGAAAGCGAGTAAATGTGGGTTTAGAAATGGTTATGGAACCTTCTCTTTTAATTCTTGATGAACCCACTTCCGGTTTAGACAGTTCTTCTTCTCAATTACTTCTTAAAGCCCTTCGACGTGAAGCCCTTGAAGCTGTTAATGTGTGCATGGTTGTACACCAACCAAG TTATAGCTTATTCAGAATGTTTGATGACTTGATCCTTCTAGCAAAAGGTGGACTTGTTGCATACCTTGGACCTGTAAAAAAAGTGGAAGAATATTTTTCAGGAATTGGGATCGATGTTCCAGAACGTGTAAATCCACCGGATCATTATATTGATATATTGGAAGGAATGGTCAAATGTTCGGTCAACTATAAAGAGCTTCCGGTCAAATGGATGCATCATAATAGTTACCCTATACCCCAAGACATGAGAGATTCAGATTCATCTGAATCTGGTCAGGATTCTGTTGGAGGTTCATCCACCTCAGCTGCCCACCAATCTTATGCAGTGGAATTATGGCAGGAGTTTAAGCTTTTTGTTCAAatgaaaaatgatgattttttaagttattttaaaagGAGGAAAGATTTGTCTAATCGTGTTACCCCGGGTGTACTTCGACAATATCGATATTTTCTAGGGAG GGTGGCGAAGCAAAGAATACGTGAAGCTAGGCTACAAGCTGTGGATTATTTGCTTTTGTTGATAGCTGGAATTTCTTTAGGAACACTCGCTAAAGTGAGTGATGAAAACTTTGGGGCAGTTGGATATACTTACACCATCATTGCTTTTT CTTTACTCAGCAAGATTGCGGCTATGAGATCATTTACATTAGATAAATTACAATTTTGGAGAGAACGTTCTTCTGGAATGAGTTGCTTTGCGTACTTTTTTTCAAAAGATACAATCGACCAATTCAACACAGTAATAAAACCCGCAGTTTACCTTTGCACATTTTACTATTTTAACCCTCCAAGATCCTCCATCGTCGATAATTACATCATCTTACTTTGCTTGTTGTACTGTGTGTCTGGGTTCGCTTATGCCCTTGCCATCTACCTCGAAGCTGGTTCTGCCCAATTA TGGTCGGTGTTGCTTCCTGTTGTGTTGACACTTATTGCAACTCAAGATAATGAGAAGGGATCGATTATACCTTTTATAAAAAAGTTTTGTTACCCTTCATGGGCTTTGGAAGCATTCTTGGTAGCTAATGCCGAAAG GTATCGGGCAGTGTGGTTGCTAACAAGATGTGCAGCAATTGCCAAAAGAGGTTATGATTTGAGGGACTGGAAATTTTGCTTAATACGATTAATGGTGGCTGGTTTAGCTTTTCGTATTTTAGCTTTATTTTTATTAGTAGCCTTCCAGAAGAAGTAA
- the LOC111897803 gene encoding ABC transporter G family member 28 isoform X1 encodes MTNILIFTIFIAIIFGIKSPAPLTHLATAQQYPDPETIKRNPAKLDEATKLIYSRFNSISSLFHEDAMDDLGFCMKNITAEWNEAFDFSGDTKFLSNCIQKTNGNILQRLCTAADIKFYVTVLSEAEKQGFKITNYIKGNKNCNLKSWVSGCEPGWACSVEKDTEVDLKNKDEIPFRTSDCQPCCEGFFCPTGLTCMIPCPSGSYCPLARLNPKTNMCDPYRYQPPPGATNHSCGGADVWAAVVNSREVFCPAGFFCPSSVEKYSCQSGHYCRLGSTSQTKCLQLATCNKEASNQNITAYGLITCGGLTLVLLIFYNCTGQVISTREKRKEKSREAAAQSAKELAQERWKAAKENAKRKAVGIQTSLSRTFSRRKPAISDTSKDPIPSSRDENEDQNNLTMMIHDLEDDPESHDGFSVEIGDKHLKGSKPKKLHTRSQIFQYAYGEIEKEKAMEQQNGDLTFSGVISMATDTTMRIRPRMEVSFKDLTLTLKGKKKHLLRCVSGSIYPGHVSAVMGPSGAGKTTFLSALTGKASGCTVNGSILINGRDESMNSYKKIIGFVPQDDIVHGDLTVEENLWFSAKCRLPANLSRADKVLVVERVIESLGLQHIRNSLVGTVEKRGISGGQRKRVNVGLEMVMEPSLLILDEPTSGLDSSSSQLLLKALRREALEAVNVCMVVHQPSYSLFRMFDDLILLAKGGLVAYLGPVKKVEEYFSGIGIDVPERVNPPDHYIDILEGMVKCSVNYKELPVKWMHHNSYPIPQDMRDSDSSESGQDSVGGSSTSAAHQSYAVELWQEFKLFVQMKNDDFLSYFKRRKDLSNRVTPGVLRQYRYFLGRVAKQRIREARLQAVDYLLLLIAGISLGTLAKVSDENFGAVGYTYTIIAFSLLSKIAAMRSFTLDKLQFWRERSSGMSCFAYFFSKDTIDQFNTVIKPAVYLCTFYYFNPPRSSIVDNYIILLCLLYCVSGFAYALAIYLEAGSAQLWSVLLPVVLTLIATQDNEKGSIIPFIKKFCYPSWALEAFLVANAERFDIILFLHLLILFILFLFLFFLVLKIKSHHPLQLCKNSYTSSNLLAGPLASSGI; translated from the exons ATGACCAACATTCTGATTTTCACCATCTTCATTGCGATAATATTTGGGATAAAATCACCGGCGCCTTTAACTCACCTGGCCACCGCCCAACAGTACCCTGATCCCGAAACCATAAAGAGAAATCCCGCAAAATTAGACGAAGCCACCAAATTAATCTATAGTCGATTCAATTCTATATCCTCACTTTTCCATGAGGATGCCATGGATGATCTTGGCTTCTGCATGAAAAACAT AACTGCTGAGTGGAACGAAGCTTTTGATTTCTCGGGTGATACAAAATTCTTGTCTAATTGCATCCAAAAGACAAACG GCAATATCCTTCAGCGACTATGCACTGCAGCAGATATAAAATTCTATGTAACTGTTCTCTCAGAAGCTGAGAAACAAGGATTTAAGATAACCAATTACATAAAAGGTAACAAGAACTGTAATCTTAAATCTTGGGTTTCTGGATGTGAACCTGGTTGGGCTTGTTCTGTTGAAAAAGACACTGAAGTTGATCTAAAAAACAAAGATGAAATCCCTTTTAGAACTTCTGATTGTCAACCTTGTTGTGAAGGTTTCTTCTGCCCCACTGGCCTCACCTGTATGATAC CTTGTCCTTCTGGATCATATTGTCCTCTTGCCCGGCTTAATCCCAAGACTAATATGTGTGATCC ATATCGATACCAACCACCACCAGGGGCCACTAACCATAGTTGTGGTGGGGCAGATGTTTGGGCAGCTGTTGTAAATAGCCGTGAGGTTTTTTGTCCAGCTGGCTTCTTCTGCCCGAGTTCTGTTGAGAAATATTCTTGCCAATCTgg ACATTACTGCAGACTTggatcaacatctcaaacaa AGTGTTTACAATTGGCTACATGCAACAAAGAGGCTTCAAATCAGAATATTACTGCATACGGATTAATAACTTGT GGAGGATTGACACTTGTGCTTTTGATATTTTACAACTGCACGGGTCAAGTAATATCCACAAGagaaaaacgaaaagaaaaatCAAGAGAAGCAGCTGCACAAAGTGCAAAAGAATTAGCACAAGAAAGATGGAAAGCTGCAAAAGAAAATGCAAAAAGAAAAGCAGTTGGAatacaaacatctttatcaaGAACATTTTCACGAAGAAAACCCGCAATTTCAGACACCTCAAAAGATCCAATTCCTTCGTCTAGAGATGAAAACGAAGATCAAAACAATCTCACAATGATGATTCATGATCTTGAAGATGACCCTGAAAGCCACGATGGATTCAGTGTTGAAATTGGAGATAAACATTTAAAGGGTTCGAAACCTAAAAAACTACATACACGTAGTCAAATATTCCAATATGCGTATGGGGAAATTGAAAAGGAAAAAGCAATGGAACAACAAAATGGGGATTTGACATTTTCGGGGGTTATTTCTATGGCTACTGATACGACTATGAGGATTAGACCTAGAATGGAGGTTTCTTTTAaggatttgactttgactttgaaggGGAAAAAGAAACATTTGTTGAGATGTGTGAGTGGAAGTATTTATCCTGGACACGTGTCAGCTGTTATGGGTCCTTCAGGAGCTGGAAAAACAACGTTTTTATCTGCTTTAACTGGAAAAGCAAGTGGATGCACTGTGAATGGATCGATTCTTATAAATGGGAGGGATGAATCCATGAATTCTTATAAGAAAATTATTGGGTTTGTTCCTCAAGATGATATTGTTCATGGTGATTTGACTGTTGAGGAGAATCTTTGGTTCAGTGCTAAGTGTAG ACTTCCAGCGAATCTTTCTCGAGCTGATAAAGTTCTTGTTGTAGAAAGAGTGATCGAGTCTTTAGGCCTTCAACACATAAGAAACTCTTTAGTTGGAACAGTAGAAAAACGAGGGATATCAGGGGGACAAAGAAAGCGAGTAAATGTGGGTTTAGAAATGGTTATGGAACCTTCTCTTTTAATTCTTGATGAACCCACTTCCGGTTTAGACAGTTCTTCTTCTCAATTACTTCTTAAAGCCCTTCGACGTGAAGCCCTTGAAGCTGTTAATGTGTGCATGGTTGTACACCAACCAAG TTATAGCTTATTCAGAATGTTTGATGACTTGATCCTTCTAGCAAAAGGTGGACTTGTTGCATACCTTGGACCTGTAAAAAAAGTGGAAGAATATTTTTCAGGAATTGGGATCGATGTTCCAGAACGTGTAAATCCACCGGATCATTATATTGATATATTGGAAGGAATGGTCAAATGTTCGGTCAACTATAAAGAGCTTCCGGTCAAATGGATGCATCATAATAGTTACCCTATACCCCAAGACATGAGAGATTCAGATTCATCTGAATCTGGTCAGGATTCTGTTGGAGGTTCATCCACCTCAGCTGCCCACCAATCTTATGCAGTGGAATTATGGCAGGAGTTTAAGCTTTTTGTTCAAatgaaaaatgatgattttttaagttattttaaaagGAGGAAAGATTTGTCTAATCGTGTTACCCCGGGTGTACTTCGACAATATCGATATTTTCTAGGGAG GGTGGCGAAGCAAAGAATACGTGAAGCTAGGCTACAAGCTGTGGATTATTTGCTTTTGTTGATAGCTGGAATTTCTTTAGGAACACTCGCTAAAGTGAGTGATGAAAACTTTGGGGCAGTTGGATATACTTACACCATCATTGCTTTTT CTTTACTCAGCAAGATTGCGGCTATGAGATCATTTACATTAGATAAATTACAATTTTGGAGAGAACGTTCTTCTGGAATGAGTTGCTTTGCGTACTTTTTTTCAAAAGATACAATCGACCAATTCAACACAGTAATAAAACCCGCAGTTTACCTTTGCACATTTTACTATTTTAACCCTCCAAGATCCTCCATCGTCGATAATTACATCATCTTACTTTGCTTGTTGTACTGTGTGTCTGGGTTCGCTTATGCCCTTGCCATCTACCTCGAAGCTGGTTCTGCCCAATTA TGGTCGGTGTTGCTTCCTGTTGTGTTGACACTTATTGCAACTCAAGATAATGAGAAGGGATCGATTATACCTTTTATAAAAAAGTTTTGTTACCCTTCATGGGCTTTGGAAGCATTCTTGGTAGCTAATGCCGAAAGGTTTGACATCATTTTATTTTTACACCTTttgattctttttattttatttttatttttattttttttagttttaaaaataaaatcacacCACCCACTACAACTCTGTAAAAATAGTTATACTTCGAGCAACCTTTTAGCTGGCCCGCTAGCATCATCAGGTATATAA